The nucleotide window GGCCCTGATGGCGAGCATCATCGGCCGGAACACACCGGAGATCGTCTCCTTCGCCCTCGGGACCGTGACCGACGCGGCGGCCCGCTCGCCGTACCTGGTCTGCGCGGCGACCCTGGCGGCCCTGCTCCCACTGCTGGGTCAGGCGAGCTCCTCGTACCCCGGTGCCCGCTTCGAACTGCGCCGCACGGTGGGGCGGGGCATGCTGTGGGGGCTGTGCCTCGTGGCCGGGGTGATCCTGCTCGAATTCGCCGGGATCACCGGCGTGGGGCTGCTCGTCGTGGCGGTCGCGCAGCTCGTCCTCGCCATCAAAAACGGCCGTCGTCCGCGCGGCTGCGGCCTGGCCTTCGCCCATGCGGTCCTGGCGACTGCCGTCGCCGGTGTCCTGGCCATCGCGGGCGCCGACACGATGGTGTCGCTGCTGAACTGCTGGGCGGGGGACCGGTGCGCCGCGCCCAGCGTGACCTACATGGCCCTCGGCATCGGCCTGAGCACCCTCTTCGCGCTGTCCGTCGCGGCCTGCGTCCCCTCGACCCGCAAGGGACGAGCCCCACGCCGGGTCATGTGGCGGCCCCCGGCGGGCCCGTACTGGTACGGGCCGCCACGCTAGCCATGCGCAGCCGGCACGTCACCCCTCACCCAGCAACACCAGAAAGTCCCGGAACGCCCCCGGCATGTCGACGCCCTCGGGATCCAGCAGCCACTGGTACTGCAAACCGTCCATCACGGCCACCAGCAACGGCGCGGCCTGCTCCGGCGACAGCCCGCTCGGCAACCGCTCCCCGTACTCGGCCCGCAGCACCTCCGCCATCACCCCCCGCACCCGCCCGTACCGCTCGGTGAAGAACTCCCGCGCCGGGTGCCCCTCCGTCACGCTCTCCCCGAGCAGTGCGGAGAACGTCTGTACGATCCCGGGCCGCATGGCGTTGTACTCCACGAGGGATCCCAGCAGATCGAGCCGCCACGGGGTGTCGGGCACGGCGTCCCACTGGTCCCGCTCCTTGAGCACGGCGACGAGCAGCGCGTCCTTGGTCGGGAAGTAGTGCAACAGGCCCTGCTGGGTGAGCCCCACCCGCTCGGCGACCGCGGCCATGCTCGCACCCCGGTAACCGCGCTCGGCGATCACCTCCAGCGCCGCCCGCACGATCTCGGCGCGCCGCTCCTCACCTCTGACGCCCCTGACCCTGGTCCCGCTCATGGCGTCACCGTACGGCATACGACCCCACCGACACCCTCGTAATATAACGGCAAGATCACAAAACCTACCGCTCTACAGGTAATGCGTGCACGATGGAGGGGAGAAGACGGACTCGACGAGGAGGCACCGCGATGGCGGAAACCCGGTCCACCCGGAGCGCGACGACGGCCGACGAGGCCCGCGAGGCCGTCGTGGAGGCGGCGCTCGGCAAGCTCGACCTCGACGCCAAGGCCCGCCTGCTCGCCGGCCAGGACATGTGGACCCTGCCCGCGCTGCCCGAGATCGGCCTGCGGTCCCTCGTCATGTCGGACGGCCCGATCGGCGTACGAGGAGTGCGCTGGACCGCCGACGACCCCTCCGTCGCACTGCCCTCCCCGACCGCCCTGGCCGCCACCTGGGACCCCGAACTCGCCCGTAGAGCAGGCGTGTTGCTCGCCCAGGAGGCCCGCCGCAAGGGCGTCCACGTCCTCCTCGCCCCCACCGTCAACCTGCACCGCTCACCGCTCGGCGGCCGCCACTTCGAGGCGTACAGCGAGGACCCGTACCTCACCGGCGAGATCGGCTCGGGTTACGTCACCGGCGTCCAGTCCGGCGGCGTCGGCACCACGGTCAAGCACTTCGTCGCCAACGACGCCGAGACCGACCGCTTCACCGTCAACAACCTGGTCTCCGAACGCGCCCTGCGCGAGCTGTACCTCGCCCCCTTCGAGGCGATCGTCGCGAACGCCCACCCTTGGGGCATCATGACCGCCTACAACACGGTCAACGGCACGACCATGACCGAGCACCACTACCTCGTCAACGATGTCCTGCGCGGCGAATGGGGCTTCGACGGCTTCAACGTCTCCGACTGGATGGCCGCCCGCTCCACCACCGGCGCCCTCACCGGCGGCCTCGACGTCGCCATGCCCGGCCCGGTCACCGTCTACGGCGAGGCCCTCGCCGCCGCCGTACGCGCGGGCGAGGCCGACGAGTCCAAGGTCGACGAGGCGGTACGCCGGGTCCTGCGCCTGGCCGCCCGCGTGGGCATCCTGGAAGGCGCCGACCCGGTCGTCCCCGAGCCGCCCGCGCCGGTCGACGGCGAGGCCCTGGCCCGCGAGATCGCCCGCCGCGCCTTCGTCCTCGTACGCAACGAGGCCGGCGCCCTGCCCCTGCGGCCCGGTACCGAGGTGGCGCTGCTCGGAGCCGCCGCCCGCGACGCCCGCGTCCTCGGCGGCGGCTCCGCCACCGTCTTCCCCGCCCGGACGGTCTCCCCCCTCGACGGCCTCACGGCAGCCCTCCCCGACGGCACCCTCACCTACGCCCTCGGCGCGGACCCGAACGAGGAACTGGCGGTGGCAGACAAGGGATTCACCCTCCGAGCCGTCTGCCGAGACGCGACCGGCACGGTCATCGGCATCGGCTCCGCCCCCAACGGCCAGATCCAGTGGATGGGTTCGGACCTCCCCGACGGCGTCACCCACGACGTCCTGCACACCGTCGAACTGACCGGCACCTTCACCCCGCGTACCACCGGCACCCACACCTTCGGCATCAAGGGCCTCGGCGCCTTCAAGCTCACCGTCGACGGCACCACCCACTTCGACGCCGCCCAGACCACCGACAAGGACGACCCCTTCGAGGCGTTCTTCGGCGCCCCGGTCCCGCGAGCCCAGGCCGAACTGACGGAGGGCGAGCCGGTGGAGGTCTCCCTCACCCATGTGGTCGCCCTCCCCGCCGACATCCCCTTCAAGGTCATCGGCTTCTCCCTCTGCCACCAGGAACCCCAGCGCGACGCCGACGAGTTGATCGCCGAGGCGGTGGAGGCGGCCCGGGCGGCGGACACGGCCGTCGTGGTGGTCGCCACGACGGACCGCGTGGAGTCCGAGGGCTTCGACCGCACGACCACGCGACTCCCGGGCCGCCAGGACGACCTGGTCCGCGCCGTGGCCGCCGCCAATCCCCACACCGTCGTGGTCGTGAACTCCGGCTCCCCGGTGGAACTCCCCTGGCGCGACGAGGTCGCCGCGATCCTTCTCACCTGGTTCCCCGGTCAGGAGGGCGGCGCGGCCCTCGCCGACGTCCTCACCGGCACCCATGAGCCCGGCGGCCGCCTCCCCACCACCTGGGGCCCGCTCCAGGAAGCCCCGGTCACCCAGGTGACCCCCGCCAACGGCGAACTCACCTACGACGAGGGCGTGTTCATCGGCTACAGCGCCTGGGAGAAGACGTCCACACCCCCGTCGTACCCCTTCGGCCACGGCCTCGGCTACACGGACTGGACGTACGAGTCCCTGGAGATCACGGCCGGCACGACGGCGAAGATCCGCGTCCGCAACACGGGTGAGCGGGCGGGACGGGAGGTCGTCCAGGTCTATCTCGCCCCGACGACCCCGGACACGGACCGCCCGGCTCGCCGACTGGCGGGCTTCGCGCTGGTGGAGGCGGGTCCGGGGGAGGCGACGGAGGCCGTCGTCGAACTGCCCCGCCGAGCCTTCGAGACCTGGGACGAGAAGACCGACTCCTGGACGTACAGGAGGGGTTCGTACGAGGTGGAGGCGGGCCGTTCCATCACGGACCGCCGCGTCACGGCAACCATTCAGGCGTAGGGCGCGGCCGGATCTTCCAGGGGCGCGGGGCCGTATAGATGTGCGGCTCCGCCGCCTGGGCGTGACCAGCCCCCACCCACCCGCAGCCGACTACGAACGCGCCCCGAACCCATAAACCGTCTCCGACCGGTAAACGCCCCCCGGCCGCAGCTCCGTACTCGGGAACCGCGGCTGATTCGGCGAGTCAGGAAAGTGCTGCGTCTCCAGCGCGACCCCACCCCCGGGCCCGAACGGCTCCCCCAGATGATCCGCCGTGTACAGCTGGAGACCCGGCTCGGTGGTCGCCACCGTCAGCACCCGCCCGGACGCCGGGTCGTACAGCTCGGCGACCTCGACGGGCGCCGGCGTGATCCCCTTGTCGAGCACGAAGTTGTGGTCGTAGCCCGCGCCGGTCCCGCGTGCCTGCCGGAAGTCGAAGCGGGTGTCCGTCACGTCCTCCACCCCGGTCGGGATCAGGTCCGCGTCGACCGGCGTGAACCGTGAGGCGGCGATCCGCAGTTCGTGCCCGCCGGCGTTCCCGGAGCCGGCCAGGTTGAAATAGCTGTGGTTCGTCAGGTTCACGATGGTCGGCGCGTCCGTGACCGCCTCGTACGCGATCCGCAGCGCGCCCGACCCGTCCAGGGTGTAGGTCGCCGAGATCTCCAGGCGCCCCGGGAAGCCCTCCTCGCCGTGCGGGGAGACCCGGCTCAGCCGCACCCCGTGCTCGACCGGCTCCACGTCCCACACCCGCTTGTCGAAGCCGTTCTCTCCGCCGTGCAGGGAGTTGGGCGCGTTGTTGGACGCGAGCACGTACGTCCGCCCGTCCAACTCGAAGCGACCGCCCGCGATCCGGTTGGCGTACCGGCCGATCAGGGCACCGAAGTACGGGCCCGGATGCTCCAGATACCCGTCCAGATCCGCGAAGCCCAGCACCACGTCCGCCGACCGCCCCTCCCGGTCCGGGACCTCGACCGACTGCACGATCCCGCCGTACGACAGAACCCCCACCCGCACGCCCGCGCGCTCCAGCGTCCAGCGGTGCACGGGGGTGCCGTCGGAAAGTGTGCCGAAAAGTTCACTCATGAGCGAAACCCTAGGCCACGGAAGAACCCCAGGTCACGCCCCCTTCCTGCTGATGATCCGGTAGGCGATCTCGGCCAGCCGCGCCTGCCCGTCCTTGCTCGGATGGAACCAGTCCCACTGGCTGAGCTGCGTCTCGCCGAAGTGGTAGTCGAAGACCGCGTCCCCGTCGTACCGGCAGTGGCGGTCCTTCTCGCACACCTTCTCCAGCACGTCGTTGTACGCCTCCACCCGGTCCTGCACGGCGTCGCGCCGCTCGGCGGCCGCCTTGGTGAGGACGTCCGGGTCGGCCAGCATCGACGGGCAGATGCCCAGCTTCCAGACCTGCTTGCCGAGCGGGTTCGTACGGCCCTCGGACCACAGCCGCTTCAGGTCCGGCACGCTCGCCACGAACACCTGTGCCTTCGGCAGGGTGTCCCGCAGGGCCGCCAGCGCGTCCTCGAAGTCGGCGCGGAAGTCGGCGACCGGGGTCATGTCGGCGGCGGTGGCACGGCACGCGTCGTTCGCGCCGATCATGACCGTGACCAACTCCGGCGCGCGCGCCGCCGCCCGGGCCATCTGGCTCGGCAGGTCGGCCATCCGGGCCCCGGTCACCGCGTAGTTCCAGCTCCGCTCGGCGGCCCCGGCCGCTCCCAGCAGCCGTACGGCGAGACTGTCGACCGAGGTGTCGCTGCCGGTCGCCCACGAGACCTCCGGGCAGTCGGACAGCACCTTGCAGGCGTCGAAGCCGCGCGTGATGGAGTCCCCGACGGCGGCCAGCGACGCGGGCGTGCTGTCCCAGGCCGGGGCCGGCTTCGCGGAGGGCTCGGCCTTCGCCTCGGTGGCCTCGGGGCCGGCGGAGTTGCCACCCGCGGTGTCGCAGCCGGCCACGGCCAGCACGGAGGCCGCGGCCACGGCTGAGCACACCGCCCTCGTACGGTGGCGTCGCTTCCGCATCCCCTGGTCCCCTCGTCGGTCATACACATGCACGTTCCCACCCAGGACAACGCGCGAGAGTTCCCGACACGAGGGCCGTGGGGGCAGGTGTGGTGAGCAAAGGAGAGGGTCGATGTGACCGGAGGTGCAACCGTTCCGTCCGCACAGGCGTCCCCTCGGGTGAAACCCGAGTTCTTCCTGGCACTGGCTCCGACGGTACGTCACACTCCTTGCCCCGCCGCACGGTAGCCTCGCCACGTGGCCGCTGGCGCCACTGCCGTTCCGCCA belongs to Streptomyces graminofaciens and includes:
- a CDS encoding TetR/AcrR family transcriptional regulator — its product is MPYGDAMSGTRVRGVRGEERRAEIVRAALEVIAERGYRGASMAAVAERVGLTQQGLLHYFPTKDALLVAVLKERDQWDAVPDTPWRLDLLGSLVEYNAMRPGIVQTFSALLGESVTEGHPAREFFTERYGRVRGVMAEVLRAEYGERLPSGLSPEQAAPLLVAVMDGLQYQWLLDPEGVDMPGAFRDFLVLLGEG
- a CDS encoding beta-glucosidase family protein; the protein is MAETRSTRSATTADEAREAVVEAALGKLDLDAKARLLAGQDMWTLPALPEIGLRSLVMSDGPIGVRGVRWTADDPSVALPSPTALAATWDPELARRAGVLLAQEARRKGVHVLLAPTVNLHRSPLGGRHFEAYSEDPYLTGEIGSGYVTGVQSGGVGTTVKHFVANDAETDRFTVNNLVSERALRELYLAPFEAIVANAHPWGIMTAYNTVNGTTMTEHHYLVNDVLRGEWGFDGFNVSDWMAARSTTGALTGGLDVAMPGPVTVYGEALAAAVRAGEADESKVDEAVRRVLRLAARVGILEGADPVVPEPPAPVDGEALAREIARRAFVLVRNEAGALPLRPGTEVALLGAAARDARVLGGGSATVFPARTVSPLDGLTAALPDGTLTYALGADPNEELAVADKGFTLRAVCRDATGTVIGIGSAPNGQIQWMGSDLPDGVTHDVLHTVELTGTFTPRTTGTHTFGIKGLGAFKLTVDGTTHFDAAQTTDKDDPFEAFFGAPVPRAQAELTEGEPVEVSLTHVVALPADIPFKVIGFSLCHQEPQRDADELIAEAVEAARAADTAVVVVATTDRVESEGFDRTTTRLPGRQDDLVRAVAAANPHTVVVVNSGSPVELPWRDEVAAILLTWFPGQEGGAALADVLTGTHEPGGRLPTTWGPLQEAPVTQVTPANGELTYDEGVFIGYSAWEKTSTPPSYPFGHGLGYTDWTYESLEITAGTTAKIRVRNTGERAGREVVQVYLAPTTPDTDRPARRLAGFALVEAGPGEATEAVVELPRRAFETWDEKTDSWTYRRGSYEVEAGRSITDRRVTATIQA
- a CDS encoding aldose epimerase family protein, which gives rise to MSELFGTLSDGTPVHRWTLERAGVRVGVLSYGGIVQSVEVPDREGRSADVVLGFADLDGYLEHPGPYFGALIGRYANRIAGGRFELDGRTYVLASNNAPNSLHGGENGFDKRVWDVEPVEHGVRLSRVSPHGEEGFPGRLEISATYTLDGSGALRIAYEAVTDAPTIVNLTNHSYFNLAGSGNAGGHELRIAASRFTPVDADLIPTGVEDVTDTRFDFRQARGTGAGYDHNFVLDKGITPAPVEVAELYDPASGRVLTVATTEPGLQLYTADHLGEPFGPGGGVALETQHFPDSPNQPRFPSTELRPGGVYRSETVYGFGARS
- a CDS encoding SGNH/GDSL hydrolase family protein → MRKRRHRTRAVCSAVAAASVLAVAGCDTAGGNSAGPEATEAKAEPSAKPAPAWDSTPASLAAVGDSITRGFDACKVLSDCPEVSWATGSDTSVDSLAVRLLGAAGAAERSWNYAVTGARMADLPSQMARAAARAPELVTVMIGANDACRATAADMTPVADFRADFEDALAALRDTLPKAQVFVASVPDLKRLWSEGRTNPLGKQVWKLGICPSMLADPDVLTKAAAERRDAVQDRVEAYNDVLEKVCEKDRHCRYDGDAVFDYHFGETQLSQWDWFHPSKDGQARLAEIAYRIISRKGA